In Nitrospira sp. SG-bin1, the genomic stretch AAGGGCTCGGCCTTCGAACACGGTGCCGTCCGCCAATGCCAGTACCGCCCGTTTCATGACTGCCTTCTATCTTGAGCCAGTGAATGGTGTACCTTGATTCCGATGAGCACGATGCCCAAGACTAGGTTCACCATGTACAGCGACCGAATCGGCGCCAGTACACGAAAGAGTGCCTCCAACCCTGCTTTCCTGAGCGTTTCATCTTTCGTCGCGAATGCCTGAGCCTGAAGCGATGCGGCATTCGGGTGCAGCACCACCATAATGAGCCCGGCGATGAGCACCATGACCGTCAGGACAACCACCTCACTCCGACCGACGTCCACAATTGGATCTCCGCTCCATCGACGATAACAAACCGTCATACAGAGAATGGTCCCTGCCCCGATAACAAGCCGATGATACCCTTCGAACGCACGGGTCAAAAACATACCGCCGGAGTCTTGACCGCCGAAAATATTGAACACCGCTGGAATCACCGCCCCGCTCAGGACGACCATCCCCCCCACCCACACAGCCAGCGCGAGCCATTCAAGCGTGAGGCAGCACACCATCCCCCAACGGGGCCACCGTCGCACTGCGCTACCCCACCGGGCTGTTTTCGAATACCACACGCCCACCCACGATGGTGATCTGCACCCGCCCTTTTACCTTCCACCCGACAAACGGCGTGTTGCGGCTCTTGGACCGGAACTTCGTCGGATCGACCTCCCATTGTTCTTGCTGATCCACGATGACGACATCCGCCTCCGCACCGACCGCCAAGGTTCCCTTTTTGAGTCCGAACGCCGCAGCCGGCGCGGAAGTCAACTTCTGAACCGCCTGCTCAAGCGACAGGACCCCCTCTTCCACCAATCCCAAGGTCAGCGGGAGCGCCGTCTCAAGCCCGACGATTCCGAACGGCGCCTCGGTAAAATCCTGCTGCTTCTCCTGGGTGGCATGGGGAGCATGGTCGGTCGCAATCACATCGATCGTCCCGTCCCGCAATCCCTCTTTGATCGCCTGAACATCCGTCCATGTGCGCAACGGAGGATTCATTTTCGCGTGAGTATTGTACCCGCGCACCAGTTCTTCCGTCAGCAGAAAGTGGTGAGGGCAGGCTTCCGCCGTCACGTGGATCCCACGCGCTTTTGCCTCGCGCACCATTCGAACCGATCCCGCCGTGCTGATATGGGCGAGATGAAGGCGGGCCCCCGTCAACTCCGACAGCGAGAGATTGCGCGCCACCATCACATCCTCCGCGGCGGACGGAATACCCGGCAATCCAAGTTCGGTCGAGACCAACCCCTCGTTCATGCAGCCGCCTTCGGCAAGATGGAGATCTTCACAATGGTCGATGACCGTCAGATCAAAGGCTAAGGCATATTCCATCGCCCGGCGCATCACCAGGCTGTTCATGACCGGTCTGCCGTCGTCGGAGATGGCCACACAGCCGGACCGACGCAAGTCGCCGATCTCGGCGAGCTCTTTCCCTTCCGATCCCTTTGTAATGGCGCCGATGGGCAATACGTTCGCGAGACCGGCCAACCGTGACCGTTCCAATATGAATTCCGTGACGGCTTGATTGTCGTTCACCGGGCTCGTATTGGGCATGCAGCAGACCGTCGTGAATCCGCCCGCAACGGCTGCCGCGCTGCCACTCTGTATTGTTTCCTTATATTCAAATCCCGGCTCGCGAAAATGGACATGCAAATCGACGAATCCCGGCATCACGAGCTTCCCCTCGGCATAAATGGTCCGGCAACCAACGGGCGCGGAAAGATGTGATCCGAGGGCGGTTATTTTGCCGTCGTCGATCAAGACATCGGCGATGCCGACCAACCGGCCCGGATCGATGACACGCCCACCTCTAATCAGAATCGACACGATACGCCCTCTCTTCAATTTGGCAGAATCAGTTGATCTGATGATCTGTTACTTCCAGCTCGGCCAACAGCTCACACACAGATCATCAGGTCATCGGATTCACGAATTGGCTCCGGACATCAGGTACAAGATCCCCATGCGCACCGCGACACCGTTTGCCACTTGATCAAGGATCACCGAGGATAAACTATCGGCCACATCGGGGGCGATCTCCACCCCGCGATTGATCGGCCCCGGATGCATCACGATGGCGCCGCCGTCGGCCAGCCGCACCCGCTCAGGGGTTAAGCCGTAGAGCCTCGAGTACTCACGAATAGTGGGAAAGAGCGCGCGTCCCTGTCGCTCCAGCTGCAATCGAAGCATCATGATGACATGGACCTCGCGTAGCCCCTCATCCATGTTGTAGTAAACCTTCGCGCCGAGTTTTTCCACGCCATGCGGCATCATCGTCGGAGGCCCTACCAGACGCACCTCGGCGCCAAGCTTGAGCAGGGCGTAGATGTTTGAACGTGCGACGCGGCTATGCGACACATCGCCGACGATGGCCACCCGCAAGCTACGAAAATGCATCCCCCGTTGGCGGATGGTGTACAGATCAAGCAACGCTTGTGTCGGATGCTCGTGCCATCCGTCGCCCGCGTTAATGACGGACGATTTGACGCCACGCGCCAGTGTTTCCGCAGCACCAGCCGAGGAATGGCGCAGGACGATGATGTCGGCCTGCATCGCTTCGATATTCCGCGCCGTATCAAGCAATGTTTCCCCCTTGACAACGCTGCTGGAGGAAGGAGAAAAGTTGATCACGTCGGCGCTGAGTCGCTTGGCCGCCAGTTCAAAGGACGTCCGAGTTCTGGTGCTCGGCTCGAAAAAGAGATTGACGACGGTCTTGCCCCGCAGCGCCGGCACTTTTTTGATTTCACGGCCCGTCACTTCCTTGAAGGAATCCGCCGTGTCCAGGATGAGCATGATCTCTTCCACCGACAACGGGGCGAGACTCAGCAAATCTTTATGCTTGAGGCTCATGGGATCCTCCGCTTAAGGATTTCAAGATGACGACCCGGTCATCTTCCCCATCCTCGTCCAACAATACCTGAACCTGCTCGTCCCGAGCGGTCGGCAGATTCTTCCCGATGTAATTCGCTTTGATCGGCAGTTGCCGATGACCGCGATCGACCAGCACGGCCAGTTGGATTTCTTCGGGACGTCCCAGGTCCATCAATCCATCCATCGCCGCCCGTATCGTTCTCCCGGTGAACAGGACGTCGTCGACGAGGACCACGACTTTGTTCGTCATGTCGAACGGCACGGACGTTTTTCTCAGGATCGGTTGATTCTTTCGCAACGCCAGATCATCGCGATACAGGGTAATATCCAATTCACCGATCGGAACCAGAACACCCTCGATACTGTGGATACGTTTGACGAGCCGATGAGCCAGATGCACACCGCCGGTTCGAATTCCAACCAGTGCCACATCCTTCACACCCTTATTCCGCTCCAAAATCTCGTGCGCGATACGCATCATGGCTCGGGAAATGTCCCCGGCATCCATGATCAACTTTTCGTCCTTCCGTTCTCCCGACTTGCTCGTAGGAGTCGTCATGATCGGCACCATCTCGTGACGCGATGCGACAGAGATTCAAGGCACAAAAAAACCTCCTCACCCTATTGTGGTGAGAAGGTCAATCTCAAACCGGCCGTAGCCGGATCACCCTCCATGATGGCTCCTTGCTCACCTCACTGGATGAGCATTAAAGGTTTTTCGATCCTAACTTGAAGTCCCGGCACCTGTCAAGCACTCGAAGACGGCGGCATGAGGTTATTGACGAGGCATCCTACATTACCTATGCGATACATATTTTGCGATCCATATGGTGACATCCTTCGCCGTCGCCCTATGCTATAAGCCGTTGTCGCCCGCCTTGATTGAAAGAATGAGGACGATAGATGTCTGGTTCCCAAGACTGGCACTCCCGGATCGCACTCCTCGTTCTCCTTCTGACGACATCAGACTGTACAAGGGTTGCGTTCACAGCCGCCAATCTGCCCACCCATTTCGCAAGCATGACGGTTGTGCGTGACAGTGCCTATGGGCCTGAGCCTTCACAGAAACTTGACCTCTATATCCCGGCTGATTCCCACGATAAACCAGCGGACGTCGTCGTCTTTTTTTATGGTGGACGCTGGACCTATGGAGCGAAGGAGGACTATCGATTTGTCGGCGCAACGTTCGCCAAGAGAGGATTTCTCGTGGCTATTCCCGACTATAGAAAGTACCCGCTTGTACGCTTCCCCGTCTTTGTAGAAGACGGAGCCAAAGCTCTCTCCTGGATCAAGGATCACATCGCTGATTTTCACGGTGATCCAGCCCGGATCCATGTCGTGGGACATTCCGCCGGAGCCCTTATCGGTGCATTGCTTACAGCCGATCTGCAGTATCTGGCCCGGGAGGGGAAAGAACGTTCTTCCCTTATTTACGATTTTACCGGTCTCGCAGGTCCCTACTCCTTTACGCCCGACGAGCCGGACCTGGAAGATATGTTCGGTCCGCCGCAGAATTATCCGAACATGCAGGCCACCTCGTTCATCGACGGCACGCAACCACCGATGCTGCTGTTATACGGCGACAAGGACCGTGCCGTAAAATTGAGCAATCTCCTGAAATTGGAACAACGCATCACGCACCGAGGCGGCTGCGTCCAATCTCGTATCTACCGCGGCGTCGACCACACGGACCTGCTCGGGGCATTGTCCTGGTGGAAGGAGGACATCCCCGTCATTGATGACATGATCAAGTTCTTCGATGTCTGTCACGTGACAACGCCGCGTGATTAAACGGATGCGGTCGATTACTACAGCAGGTCGGCGCGGGATGACGCACAACGGAATCCGGTTAGCATTGAAAGGAAGTCAGGAATCTCGCCCGTGTTTGGTTTTCCACACGGCAACCAGCGCCGCCAGCTTCTCCTTGGGCGACCGATGCTCCACTGCAAGTGTCTCCAGAAAATCCGACAGCCGTCTCGACTTCAACACGGTGTACAAGGTCACGGCAATGACGGGAACCAGAACCGCTCCAAAATAGCCGACGCGTACCATAGCCGGTTCTTCCCCCAGCGCGAAGAGGTTCATGCCCAGCACTCCGGTCGTGGCGACGCCGATCAAGCCGACGGTGGCCACGACGGTCAGACGCACCATGGTCTCGCCTTGGCG encodes the following:
- a CDS encoding dihydroorotase, which translates into the protein MSILIRGGRVIDPGRLVGIADVLIDDGKITALGSHLSAPVGCRTIYAEGKLVMPGFVDLHVHFREPGFEYKETIQSGSAAAVAGGFTTVCCMPNTSPVNDNQAVTEFILERSRLAGLANVLPIGAITKGSEGKELAEIGDLRRSGCVAISDDGRPVMNSLVMRRAMEYALAFDLTVIDHCEDLHLAEGGCMNEGLVSTELGLPGIPSAAEDVMVARNLSLSELTGARLHLAHISTAGSVRMVREAKARGIHVTAEACPHHFLLTEELVRGYNTHAKMNPPLRTWTDVQAIKEGLRDGTIDVIATDHAPHATQEKQQDFTEAPFGIVGLETALPLTLGLVEEGVLSLEQAVQKLTSAPAAAFGLKKGTLAVGAEADVVIVDQQEQWEVDPTKFRSKSRNTPFVGWKVKGRVQITIVGGRVVFENSPVG
- a CDS encoding bifunctional pyr operon transcriptional regulator/uracil phosphoribosyltransferase (regulates pyrimidine biosynthesis by binding to the mRNA of the pyr genes, also has been shown to have uracil phosphoribosyltransferase activity), whose protein sequence is MTTPTSKSGERKDEKLIMDAGDISRAMMRIAHEILERNKGVKDVALVGIRTGGVHLAHRLVKRIHSIEGVLVPIGELDITLYRDDLALRKNQPILRKTSVPFDMTNKVVVLVDDVLFTGRTIRAAMDGLMDLGRPEEIQLAVLVDRGHRQLPIKANYIGKNLPTARDEQVQVLLDEDGEDDRVVILKSLSGGSHEPQA
- a CDS encoding aspartate carbamoyltransferase, whose product is MSLKHKDLLSLAPLSVEEIMLILDTADSFKEVTGREIKKVPALRGKTVVNLFFEPSTRTRTSFELAAKRLSADVINFSPSSSSVVKGETLLDTARNIEAMQADIIVLRHSSAGAAETLARGVKSSVINAGDGWHEHPTQALLDLYTIRQRGMHFRSLRVAIVGDVSHSRVARSNIYALLKLGAEVRLVGPPTMMPHGVEKLGAKVYYNMDEGLREVHVIMMLRLQLERQGRALFPTIREYSRLYGLTPERVRLADGGAIVMHPGPINRGVEIAPDVADSLSSVILDQVANGVAVRMGILYLMSGANS